From a region of the Paenibacillus sp. R14(2021) genome:
- a CDS encoding MBL fold metallo-hydrolase produces MDITFWGTGDAMGVPRVYCSCEVCEEARSSGVNRRFRSLVQLTDAAFGTMLIDCGPDWRSGMEAASLRRIDGLLLTHAHFDHIAGLPEYADMCRWLGSRGKAYAMPAVIEEILIRFPWLRSQIDFHPIDGPLAFGGWEVHCWKVNHGKNGYAHAFRFTHAAMGRSFAYCSDSIALQGEELEPLRDLDLLILGTSFYEEPYPFETRSVYDVKEALALIGQLKPGRTWFTHMSHDIDIGRDYGLPGSASFAWTGLKLSVD; encoded by the coding sequence GTGGATATCACATTTTGGGGAACGGGGGATGCCATGGGCGTTCCTCGGGTCTACTGCTCCTGCGAGGTTTGCGAGGAGGCAAGAAGCAGCGGCGTCAACCGCAGATTCCGCTCGCTTGTGCAGCTGACCGATGCAGCGTTCGGCACGATGTTGATCGATTGCGGGCCGGATTGGCGCAGCGGAATGGAAGCAGCTTCATTGCGCCGGATCGACGGGCTGCTGCTGACGCATGCACATTTCGATCATATTGCCGGACTGCCGGAATACGCAGATATGTGCAGATGGCTGGGCAGCAGAGGGAAAGCGTACGCCATGCCGGCCGTCATTGAGGAGATTCTGATTCGGTTCCCTTGGCTGCGGTCTCAGATCGATTTTCACCCGATCGACGGACCGCTTGCCTTCGGCGGCTGGGAAGTACACTGCTGGAAGGTCAACCACGGCAAGAACGGGTACGCGCACGCGTTTCGTTTCACACATGCCGCGATGGGAAGAAGCTTCGCTTACTGCTCCGATTCGATTGCGCTGCAGGGCGAAGAGCTGGAGCCCCTGCGGGACTTGGATCTGCTCATTCTCGGTACGAGCTTCTACGAAGAGCCTTATCCATTCGAGACGCGTTCCGTTTACGATGTGAAGGAAGCCCTTGCGCTCATCGGGCAGCTGAAGCCCGGGAGGACATGGTTTACCCATATGTCGCATGATATCGACATTGGCCGGGATTACGGGCTGCCGGGCAGCGCGTCATTCGCATGGACGGGGCTTAAGCTCTCAGTGGATTAA
- a CDS encoding GNAT family N-acetyltransferase encodes MFKQLIVYADGSPVEIVIRNYTAADFAGMIAIQQASFPPPFPSELWWNEAQLLQHVTLFPDGALCAEMNGRLIGSITGLRIGDEQLLGNHTWASITDNGYIRNHDPQGETLYIVDICVIPELRKAGIGKWLLQSMYELVVHQGMRRLLGGGRMPSYHRYADHVSPEQYLAGIVAGEYRDPVISFLLRCGRMPVGVAAHYLEDEESCNYAALMEWKNPFR; translated from the coding sequence TTGTTTAAACAGCTCATTGTGTACGCGGATGGCAGCCCCGTCGAAATCGTCATTCGCAACTATACCGCTGCCGACTTCGCGGGCATGATTGCAATCCAGCAAGCGAGCTTCCCGCCGCCTTTTCCGTCCGAGCTATGGTGGAATGAAGCACAGCTTCTTCAGCATGTAACGTTATTTCCGGATGGTGCGCTCTGCGCGGAGATGAACGGACGGTTAATCGGTTCCATTACCGGCCTAAGAATAGGCGATGAACAGCTCTTGGGAAACCACACCTGGGCCTCCATCACAGACAATGGTTATATTCGCAATCATGATCCCCAAGGGGAAACATTGTACATCGTAGATATCTGCGTTATCCCCGAGCTGCGTAAGGCGGGAATCGGTAAATGGCTCCTGCAGTCCATGTACGAGCTTGTCGTGCATCAGGGAATGCGAAGACTTCTAGGCGGCGGCCGGATGCCGAGCTATCATCGTTACGCGGATCACGTATCGCCTGAACAATATCTGGCAGGTATCGTTGCCGGGGAATACCGTGATCCTGTCATCTCTTTCCTGCTTCGCTGCGGACGTATGCCGGTCGGCGTTGCCGCTCATTATTTGGAAGACGAAGAATCCTGTAATTATGCCGCTTTGATGGAGTGGAAGAATCCTTTCCGATGA
- a CDS encoding GNAT family N-acetyltransferase — MDYIRIQSIDNPLFAKLHELMKNIFPPEEVLAFDKWRAPLEDPSLHVYVAVHEGEVVGTTEYRYYPKLRVAMTDFTIVGRPGLGIGRFLMRSRAKDLEKLAEQSGTVSLGMFAEIYDPVQASHTFGGIYPMSPYVRREVLSHIGYMRLDFPYVHPSWEEDGSAVGGLNLSFLPADEERTELDASLVTAFLTDYYSALPNKPDEWYAMIEQLKNEKTLRLLPL; from the coding sequence TTGGACTATATTCGTATTCAATCGATCGATAATCCCCTGTTTGCCAAGCTGCATGAATTGATGAAAAACATCTTCCCGCCTGAAGAAGTGCTGGCCTTTGATAAATGGCGCGCGCCGCTGGAGGATCCGAGTCTCCATGTGTATGTTGCCGTACATGAAGGAGAGGTCGTAGGGACAACTGAATACCGCTATTACCCGAAGCTCCGGGTTGCGATGACGGATTTTACGATCGTCGGCCGTCCCGGCCTTGGCATAGGACGTTTCCTCATGCGAAGCCGCGCGAAGGATCTGGAGAAGCTTGCGGAGCAGAGCGGTACGGTATCGCTAGGTATGTTCGCTGAAATCTACGACCCTGTTCAAGCTTCCCATACCTTCGGTGGCATCTACCCGATGAGTCCGTATGTACGCCGGGAAGTGCTTTCGCATATCGGCTATATGCGGCTGGATTTCCCTTATGTGCATCCATCTTGGGAAGAAGACGGTTCGGCTGTAGGCGGCTTGAACCTCAGTTTCCTTCCGGCAGACGAGGAACGTACGGAGCTCGATGCTTCGCTCGTGACGGCTTTCTTGACGGATTATTATTCCGCGCTGCCAAACAAACCGGACGAGTGGTACGCTATGATCGAGCAGCTAAAGAACGAAAAAACGCTGCGGCTGCTTCCGCTGTAA
- a CDS encoding serine/threonine-protein kinase, with translation MSQAQFESGMVVGERYRISRLIGRGGMGEVYAAEDLRLHGKLRALKVNRPFQGNGLRSAEEAGLLMRLNHPHLPLIVDYFPAADDGGLELLVMDYIDGITLQDYLAQQGGFITAEQTLEIGVQLADALRYLHQQQPPIIHRDLKPTNVMIDRSGFVRLIDFGIARQYKFGQAQDTITLGTPGFAAPEQEGDRQSDARTDVFGLGALLYYLMSGGNRLSGNGMMTGLPDRNSVARACLDIIGRMTDPVPARRFNTMEDAGNALGACLLGTEGTLHFPARSSENNPPRQARKQHVMVAALSPGAGATFTAITLARLLEQQGDRSIAAIEHPDLEPEWHALVPEANHRPGTPAQAAADRRYLCMASPSKRLDWYMLDPATVAIAALEAEQQLKHRFMLQSIEAPIRITDVSSHWMHPDTELQLIHCDLLIVVADPFPSKWTLHRMSTMKRISGERERAGRSTYWIANKDAKFRARSEWLAMLPVKPVCSIPLLPGDEWADYMWSGKWATLHPRWKKLLESGFQPVFRAIYDRC, from the coding sequence ATGAGTCAGGCGCAATTTGAAAGCGGCATGGTGGTCGGCGAACGTTATCGCATCAGCAGGCTGATCGGAAGAGGAGGCATGGGCGAAGTTTACGCAGCGGAGGATCTTCGGCTGCACGGGAAGCTCCGTGCCCTCAAGGTGAATCGGCCATTTCAAGGGAACGGGCTTCGCAGTGCAGAAGAGGCGGGCCTGCTCATGCGGCTTAACCATCCGCATTTGCCGTTGATCGTGGATTATTTTCCGGCTGCGGACGACGGCGGACTCGAACTCCTTGTCATGGACTATATTGACGGGATCACGCTGCAGGACTATTTGGCGCAGCAAGGCGGCTTCATTACGGCGGAGCAGACGCTTGAGATCGGCGTGCAGCTTGCGGATGCGCTTCGTTACCTGCATCAGCAGCAGCCCCCTATTATTCACCGGGATTTGAAGCCCACGAATGTCATGATTGACCGCAGCGGCTTCGTTCGGCTGATTGACTTCGGGATAGCCCGCCAATATAAATTCGGGCAAGCACAGGATACGATTACGCTGGGTACGCCGGGCTTCGCGGCTCCCGAGCAGGAGGGCGACCGCCAGAGCGATGCCAGAACGGATGTGTTCGGGCTTGGCGCCTTGCTTTATTATTTGATGAGCGGCGGGAACCGCTTATCGGGCAATGGGATGATGACGGGATTGCCGGATCGCAATTCCGTTGCCCGCGCTTGCCTCGACATCATTGGCCGGATGACGGACCCCGTCCCTGCCCGCCGGTTTAATACGATGGAGGATGCAGGCAATGCATTGGGCGCTTGTCTGCTAGGTACCGAAGGTACGCTGCACTTCCCAGCACGATCCTCCGAGAACAACCCGCCGCGGCAGGCGCGCAAACAGCATGTCATGGTGGCCGCATTATCGCCCGGCGCCGGCGCTACATTCACAGCGATAACACTTGCACGTCTTCTCGAGCAGCAAGGGGATCGAAGCATTGCAGCCATCGAGCATCCTGACCTGGAGCCGGAATGGCATGCGCTGGTTCCGGAGGCGAATCATCGCCCTGGAACGCCTGCTCAAGCAGCGGCAGACCGAAGGTACCTGTGCATGGCGTCGCCCTCCAAGCGCTTGGATTGGTACATGCTGGATCCGGCCACTGTAGCCATCGCCGCTTTGGAAGCGGAGCAGCAGCTGAAGCACCGCTTCATGCTGCAGTCGATCGAGGCGCCGATTCGAATCACCGACGTTTCCAGCCATTGGATGCATCCGGATACGGAGCTGCAGCTCATTCATTGCGACCTGCTTATTGTAGTCGCCGATCCCTTCCCATCGAAGTGGACGCTCCATCGCATGTCGACGATGAAACGCATTAGCGGCGAACGGGAACGCGCTGGCAGAAGCACGTATTGGATCGCCAACAAGGACGCTAAGTTCCGCGCCCGCAGTGAATGGCTGGCGATGCTTCCTGTGAAGCCCGTTTGCTCGATACCGCTGCTGCCTGGGGACGAATGGGCCGATTATATGTGGTCAGGCAAGTGGGCAACGCTGCATCCGAGGTGGAAGAAGCTGCTTGAAAGCGGTTTTCAGCCTGTTTTTCGCGCAATCTATGACAGATGCTGA
- a CDS encoding response regulator transcription factor, with amino-acid sequence MNERILVIEDEDGIARILQLELEHEGYTVGRAVDGRSGLEMATGGEWDMLLLDVMLPELNGIEVLRRIRQAGNPIPIILLTARDTIPDKVSGFEHGANDYITKPFAMEELLARVRNLLRIFQQQPKEPESPDVLKAADLSIELRTRKVFRKDLPIELTPREFELLVYLAEHRNEEKSREDILSEVWGYDFIGETNLVDVYIRYLRQKVDKGYRHKLIHTVRGVGYMLKEPDA; translated from the coding sequence ATGAACGAACGCATTCTAGTCATCGAAGACGAGGACGGCATTGCGCGGATTCTTCAGCTCGAGTTAGAGCATGAGGGCTATACAGTCGGCCGTGCTGTCGACGGCAGAAGCGGCTTGGAGATGGCGACTGGCGGCGAATGGGACATGCTGCTGCTTGACGTCATGCTCCCCGAGCTGAACGGCATAGAGGTCCTCCGCCGAATTCGGCAGGCCGGCAATCCGATCCCGATAATATTATTGACGGCACGCGATACGATACCGGATAAAGTGAGCGGTTTCGAGCACGGCGCCAATGACTATATCACGAAGCCCTTCGCGATGGAGGAGCTTCTTGCGCGCGTGCGCAACTTGCTGCGTATCTTCCAGCAGCAGCCGAAGGAGCCGGAAAGCCCGGATGTGTTGAAGGCGGCCGATCTCTCGATCGAGCTTCGCACGCGCAAAGTATTCCGCAAGGATTTGCCGATCGAGCTGACGCCGAGAGAATTCGAGCTGCTCGTCTATTTGGCGGAGCATCGCAACGAAGAGAAGTCGCGCGAAGACATTTTGTCCGAGGTGTGGGGCTACGATTTCATCGGCGAAACGAATCTCGTCGACGTATACATCCGTTACTTGCGGCAGAAGGTTGACAAAGGCTACCGGCATAAGCTGATTCATACTGTCCGCGGCGTCGGTTATATGCTCAAGGAGCCCGATGCATGA
- a CDS encoding ABC-F family ATP-binding cassette domain-containing protein, translating to MSLLTVEDLSHNFGDRTLFKNVSYRLLAGERVGLVGANGTGKSTMMNILTGKLLKDSGRVEWTPRIRYGYLDQHTKLVPGKTIRDVLRDAFEPLLLLEQELNEISAQMADADADQLEELLTRMGEIQEELEIGNFYLLDVKVEEMANGLGLNAIGLDRDVSALSGGQRTKVLLAKLLLEKPTVLLLDEPTNYLDEEHITWLTNYLKNYPYSFILISHDTGFMNEVVNVIYHLEFTKLTRYAANYEKFLVMADMNKAQHLDAYEKQQEYIKKQEDFIQRNKARASTSGRAKSREKQLDRVDRIEKPEEASKPTFIFKEARTSGKTVFEAKGLTIGYSRPLVPPMDMLVERGDKIAIVGSNGVGKSTLLKTILGKIEPLDGSVYLGDYLYPAYFEQEAKAPTLTPLEDVWNEFSNMNQHEVRGALARCGLKNEHITRQLNQLSGGEQAKVRLCKLLMRESNWVAFDEPTNHLDIGSKAELKRALQAYKGTIILVSHEPDFYEDWVTKIWDVEAWSLQAANR from the coding sequence ATGAGTTTATTGACTGTAGAGGATTTATCCCATAATTTTGGCGACCGTACGTTATTCAAGAATGTTTCCTACCGCCTGCTTGCGGGCGAGCGCGTCGGCCTGGTCGGCGCGAATGGAACCGGCAAGTCTACAATGATGAATATTTTGACGGGCAAGCTGCTCAAAGACAGCGGGCGGGTGGAATGGACGCCGCGTATCAGATACGGCTATCTAGACCAGCATACGAAGCTGGTTCCCGGTAAAACGATCCGTGACGTTCTTCGGGATGCATTCGAGCCGCTGCTCCTGCTCGAGCAAGAATTGAACGAGATTTCCGCGCAGATGGCGGATGCCGATGCCGACCAGCTGGAGGAATTGTTGACGCGGATGGGGGAAATTCAGGAGGAACTCGAAATCGGCAATTTCTACCTCTTGGACGTGAAAGTTGAAGAAATGGCGAACGGCCTTGGCTTGAATGCGATCGGTCTTGACCGTGACGTATCCGCGCTTAGCGGCGGACAACGGACGAAGGTGCTCCTGGCCAAATTGCTGCTTGAGAAACCGACCGTCTTACTTCTGGATGAGCCTACGAACTATTTGGATGAAGAGCATATTACGTGGCTGACGAACTATTTGAAGAATTACCCGTATTCCTTCATTCTCATCTCGCATGATACGGGATTCATGAATGAAGTCGTTAATGTCATCTATCATTTGGAATTTACGAAGCTTACCCGTTATGCCGCCAATTACGAGAAGTTTCTCGTCATGGCCGATATGAACAAGGCCCAGCATCTCGACGCGTACGAGAAGCAGCAGGAGTATATCAAGAAGCAAGAAGATTTCATTCAGCGCAACAAAGCGCGCGCTTCCACCAGCGGACGGGCGAAGAGCCGCGAGAAGCAGCTTGACCGCGTGGACCGTATCGAGAAGCCGGAGGAGGCCTCCAAGCCGACCTTTATATTCAAAGAGGCGAGAACGAGCGGCAAAACGGTATTCGAAGCGAAAGGGCTGACGATCGGCTATTCGCGGCCGCTGGTGCCGCCCATGGATATGCTGGTGGAGCGCGGCGACAAAATCGCCATCGTCGGGAGCAACGGCGTCGGCAAATCGACGCTGCTGAAGACGATTCTAGGCAAAATCGAGCCGCTGGACGGCAGCGTCTATCTCGGCGATTATTTGTATCCCGCTTACTTCGAGCAAGAGGCGAAAGCGCCGACGCTCACGCCGCTCGAGGATGTGTGGAACGAATTCTCCAACATGAACCAGCATGAAGTACGCGGTGCGCTTGCCCGCTGCGGCTTGAAGAACGAGCATATTACACGTCAGTTGAACCAATTAAGCGGTGGCGAGCAGGCGAAGGTTCGCCTATGCAAGCTGCTGATGCGCGAGAGCAACTGGGTTGCCTTCGATGAGCCGACCAACCACCTTGACATCGGCTCCAAGGCAGAGCTGAAACGCGCGCTCCAAGCGTACAAAGGCACGATTATCCTCGTCTCCCACGAACCGGATTTCTACGAAGATTGGGTAACGAAAATATGGGATGTGGAAGCGTGGTCGCTGCAAGCGGCTAACCGCTAA
- a CDS encoding carbon-nitrogen hydrolase family protein → MSRLRVCAVQYKLADLASFDEFAAQVSHYVRNASEYGVQFILFPEFFTTQLLSIGDERGEALPIGQLPTFTVAYIELFKRLAASYDVHIIGGTHVIDAGGGKLHNAAHLFYPDGRVEKQAKLHMTPTEREEWNMSHGDGLSVFDTEYGTIAMLTCYDIEFPEIVRMARAKGADIIFCPSCTDDRHGFHRVRYCCHARAVENQVYIVTTGTVGSLRKVDFMRANYGQAAVISPNDIPFPPAGILTEGVINDDMLVVADLNVELLHDVRAAGSVTTWRDRRTDLYTDWT, encoded by the coding sequence ATGAGCCGTTTGCGCGTTTGCGCCGTACAGTATAAGCTGGCTGATCTTGCGAGCTTTGACGAATTCGCTGCTCAAGTGAGTCACTACGTTCGAAACGCGTCGGAGTACGGCGTGCAGTTTATTTTATTTCCGGAATTTTTCACCACGCAGCTGCTCTCGATCGGAGACGAGCGGGGCGAAGCGCTGCCAATCGGGCAGCTTCCTACATTCACGGTCGCCTACATCGAGCTATTCAAGCGTTTGGCGGCTTCCTACGATGTCCATATCATAGGGGGCACACATGTCATTGATGCAGGCGGCGGCAAGCTGCATAACGCTGCGCATCTATTCTATCCGGACGGCCGCGTGGAGAAGCAGGCGAAGCTTCATATGACTCCGACGGAGCGGGAAGAGTGGAATATGTCCCATGGCGACGGACTTAGCGTATTTGATACAGAATACGGCACGATCGCTATGCTGACCTGCTATGATATCGAGTTCCCAGAGATCGTACGCATGGCGCGGGCGAAGGGCGCGGACATCATCTTCTGTCCGTCCTGTACCGATGACCGGCACGGGTTCCACCGCGTCCGGTATTGCTGCCATGCAAGAGCGGTAGAGAATCAAGTCTACATCGTCACGACGGGAACCGTAGGGTCGCTGCGGAAAGTCGATTTCATGCGGGCGAATTACGGTCAAGCGGCGGTTATTTCGCCGAATGATATCCCATTTCCACCTGCGGGCATCCTGACGGAAGGCGTAATCAACGATGACATGCTCGTCGTGGCCGACTTGAACGTCGAGCTGCTGCATGATGTGCGAGCCGCCGGCTCCGTCACGACATGGAGAGACCGCCGAACGGATTTGTATACGGATTGGACCTGA
- a CDS encoding DNA mismatch repair protein MutS: MKDMLAGYTVSGAGRALVERHVPSTHAAQVTAWLQETEEAARLLSTGASVPLSAMDGIEPFMALLGKGKIYSEQELGQLAAWLAAVAQMKRYMDSKRVSAPTISSYADSMHDCPELVKELVRCIRHGVLTDQASPALADIRRHLAAAEDRIERKLGQLLGKYKSALQEQLVSKRNGHFVIPVRRDLRKQVPGTVWDESASGQTLFVEPVDVAELQAEWQMWKSEEERERTQILSQLSDLAEAHGSQFSWNVEAMAAFDFIFARGKLSRSYGGIHPVIADKPYIRLVGARHPLLGEKAVPLTVEIGRDWRQLIITGPNTGGKTVALKTIGLFALMSQAGLLIPAEAGSELGVFQTIFADVGDGQSIEQSLSTFSAHMVALGEMLRAANSRSLILLDELAAGTDPGEGIALSIAVLEELLQRRSLAAATTHFNEIKRFAAVVDGCTNARMTFDTATLKPQYKLEVGEAGDSYAFAIARRFGLPECVVQRAEERVRRTLQPPEQSDLPHPTEASFVKAPLEAATSSPARTQGKTAVESIPTQSEGDERKKRPFEVGDCVWIYPLKRTGIVFQTANERGEVIVQVQKNKMAFNRKRLSLYIPNTELYPEGGYDMDIVFDTKANRKTRKLMGRKYVPGLTIVTPTDEDSVK; the protein is encoded by the coding sequence ATGAAAGACATGCTGGCGGGGTACACGGTATCGGGTGCAGGCAGAGCGTTAGTCGAACGCCATGTGCCGAGCACGCATGCGGCGCAGGTGACAGCCTGGCTGCAGGAAACGGAGGAGGCTGCCCGCCTGCTGAGTACAGGCGCGAGCGTGCCGCTGTCGGCAATGGATGGCATTGAGCCGTTCATGGCGCTGCTGGGTAAAGGCAAGATCTATTCGGAGCAGGAGCTTGGCCAATTGGCTGCCTGGCTCGCGGCGGTTGCGCAGATGAAGCGCTACATGGACAGCAAGCGCGTGAGCGCACCTACGATAAGCAGCTATGCGGATTCCATGCATGACTGCCCGGAGCTGGTGAAGGAGCTGGTCCGCTGCATTCGTCACGGCGTGCTCACAGACCAAGCAAGCCCGGCGCTTGCCGATATTAGAAGGCATCTCGCCGCTGCGGAAGATCGAATCGAGCGCAAGCTTGGCCAGCTGCTTGGGAAATACAAGAGCGCGCTGCAGGAGCAGCTCGTCAGCAAGCGGAATGGGCACTTCGTCATTCCGGTCCGGCGCGATCTTCGGAAGCAGGTGCCGGGTACGGTCTGGGATGAATCCGCAAGCGGCCAAACCTTGTTCGTCGAGCCCGTGGACGTAGCCGAACTGCAGGCAGAATGGCAGATGTGGAAGAGTGAGGAGGAGCGCGAGCGGACGCAGATTCTGTCGCAGCTCTCGGATCTGGCGGAAGCGCATGGCAGCCAGTTCAGCTGGAATGTTGAAGCGATGGCGGCGTTTGATTTTATTTTCGCGAGAGGTAAATTGTCCAGAAGCTACGGAGGCATCCATCCGGTTATCGCGGATAAGCCGTATATCCGGCTCGTTGGGGCAAGACATCCGCTGCTGGGCGAGAAGGCGGTGCCCCTGACGGTCGAGATTGGCCGCGATTGGCGGCAGCTGATCATTACGGGACCGAATACGGGCGGCAAAACAGTTGCGCTGAAGACGATCGGACTCTTTGCTTTGATGAGTCAAGCGGGTCTGCTCATTCCGGCTGAAGCCGGATCGGAACTCGGCGTGTTTCAAACGATCTTTGCTGATGTCGGAGACGGGCAGAGCATCGAGCAATCGCTCAGCACCTTCTCGGCGCATATGGTTGCGCTTGGCGAGATGCTGCGGGCGGCCAACAGCCGTTCCTTAATTCTGCTCGATGAATTGGCAGCCGGTACGGACCCAGGGGAAGGAATCGCACTCTCTATCGCGGTGCTGGAGGAATTACTGCAGCGGCGCTCGCTTGCGGCGGCGACGACGCATTTTAATGAAATCAAGCGATTCGCGGCTGTCGTCGACGGCTGCACGAATGCGCGCATGACCTTCGATACAGCAACACTTAAGCCGCAATATAAGCTCGAAGTCGGCGAGGCAGGGGATAGCTATGCGTTTGCGATCGCCAGACGGTTCGGGCTTCCGGAATGCGTCGTGCAGCGTGCGGAGGAGCGGGTCCGCAGGACGCTGCAGCCTCCTGAACAAAGCGACTTGCCCCACCCTACCGAAGCAAGCTTCGTGAAAGCGCCGCTGGAAGCAGCAACGAGTTCACCGGCTCGCACCCAGGGGAAGACGGCAGTAGAGTCCATTCCGACTCAATCCGAAGGGGATGAACGGAAGAAGCGGCCATTCGAAGTCGGGGACTGCGTCTGGATCTACCCGTTGAAACGAACGGGAATCGTCTTCCAAACGGCGAACGAGCGGGGAGAAGTCATCGTGCAAGTACAGAAGAACAAAATGGCCTTCAACCGGAAACGGCTCTCGCTCTACATTCCGAACACGGAGCTTTATCCGGAAGGCGGGTATGATATGGATATCGTATTTGACACCAAGGCGAATCGGAAGACGCGCAAGCTGATGGGGCGCAAATACGTGCCGGGACTGACCATTGTTACGCCTACCGACGAAGATTCCGTTAAATGA
- a CDS encoding HAMP domain-containing histidine kinase has translation MTLRRRFTFFTIFWLIFILILFNIFVYLFVIKITIRSEDQLLTNKVNILLEDPRINDPNQLANSDLLRDYYNVSELMRIVDRTGKAVNTQGSDPELLALKTEFSSQHDTGMFFIEGRRVLYMKVPLYHDNQIIGTLELYRKLTLLDSYLQVLVIALTITSIGAILFAIFGTYWFTSRLTAPIQHMVQTMREIDRSGKLRQIELAQRDQSAELLQLARAFNQMIDRLDRTFERQKQFVADASHELKTPLTVISSYAGMLKRWGRDDVNIRDEAIEAISKESQRLQNLTKSMLQLAQAEQEDWLQTETFNLVQLADETADMLHMTFQRMIRVHTGKQQDIRLSADKDKIRQLLVILLDNAIKYSKETIDMTISLNKGIVRFSVSDKGIGIPEDEMPYLFERFYRVDGARSRSTGGAGLGLSIAKRIVELHDGQIDVFSKPEQGTTISIALPQRK, from the coding sequence ATGACGCTCCGCAGACGGTTTACGTTTTTTACGATTTTTTGGCTGATTTTTATTTTGATTCTATTTAATATTTTCGTTTATTTATTCGTCATCAAAATCACGATTCGCAGCGAGGATCAGCTCCTGACGAATAAAGTGAATATTTTGCTTGAGGATCCTCGCATCAACGATCCCAATCAGCTCGCGAACAGTGATTTGCTTCGCGACTATTACAATGTCAGTGAGCTGATGCGCATTGTGGATCGAACAGGCAAGGCCGTCAATACGCAGGGCTCCGATCCGGAGCTGCTAGCGCTCAAGACGGAGTTCTCGTCTCAGCACGACACGGGGATGTTTTTCATCGAGGGACGGCGCGTCCTCTATATGAAGGTTCCGCTTTATCATGACAACCAGATTATCGGCACGCTTGAATTGTACCGAAAGTTGACGCTGCTCGACAGCTATCTGCAGGTATTGGTTATTGCGCTTACGATTACGAGCATCGGGGCGATTCTATTTGCTATCTTCGGTACGTATTGGTTTACCTCGCGCCTAACCGCGCCGATTCAGCATATGGTACAGACGATGCGTGAGATCGACCGCAGCGGGAAACTGCGCCAAATCGAGCTTGCTCAGCGCGACCAATCCGCGGAGCTGCTTCAGCTTGCCCGAGCGTTCAACCAGATGATCGACAGGCTGGATCGTACCTTCGAGAGGCAGAAGCAGTTTGTCGCCGACGCTTCGCATGAGCTGAAGACGCCGCTTACGGTCATCAGCAGCTATGCGGGTATGCTGAAGCGCTGGGGCCGAGATGATGTGAATATCCGTGATGAAGCGATCGAAGCCATCAGCAAGGAATCGCAGCGGCTGCAGAACCTGACGAAGTCCATGCTTCAGCTGGCACAGGCGGAGCAGGAGGACTGGCTGCAGACGGAGACGTTCAATCTTGTACAGCTTGCGGACGAGACCGCCGATATGCTGCATATGACATTCCAACGGATGATTCGCGTGCATACCGGCAAGCAGCAGGATATCCGGCTGTCCGCCGATAAGGACAAGATCCGCCAGCTGCTCGTGATTTTGCTCGATAACGCCATTAAGTACAGCAAGGAAACGATCGATATGACGATTTCGCTCAATAAGGGGATCGTTCGGTTCTCGGTTTCGGATAAGGGGATCGGCATCCCGGAAGACGAGATGCCTTATTTATTTGAACGGTTCTACCGGGTAGACGGTGCTAGAAGCCGGAGCACGGGCGGTGCCGGCCTTGGATTGTCCATTGCAAAACGGATCGTGGAGCTGCACGACGGCCAAATCGACGTGTTCAGCAAGCCTGAACAAGGAACGACGATTTCGATCGCGCTGCCGCAGAGGAAATAA